CCGAGACCTAAGCCCGTTCGTGATGACGCCAGCGCAAGTTAGATCTTTGTTCGTTTAGATTTCTAATCTGGATCATTtcaatggcaaaaaaaaaaaaagagagagagaattatGGGTGCTCCACTTAAGCCACGAGAGATATTCGGCGCCTTGTATGAATTACAAAACGAGACGCTTCAACCAATCATCTTTTCGATTGGGATACTAAAGTGGAGCTTACGTCactacttttattttaaaaaaatatccagGAGTTTGTGACGCGCTTTTGGATGAATACACGTGTATAACTGTATCATCATGTCATCATCGAGTTGGTCCCACAATATTCAGCCGTTAGATAGAACAGCGATCAAGTGTATAGCAGTTAGAAGAATTCTCCTTTCATTGGACCATGTGTTGCAGTCTAATACTTGATTAATATGAGCCTGGAAAAGAAGAGATTAAAATCATAATATGtgtttataagatttttttaacatcaatactattggtgttcaaaaaaaaataaaaataacatcaatattattaaaaccaaaaaaacagaaTCAATTTTTATCTATATACAAACAATCTAAATTAGACCATTACATCTGACCACATTGACTATTCTTTCTGtttatatctaatttaattatcaTTAAAACATACATTACAtctacaattttaaaattaaataaaaaaattattatttttgaaattaataaattcaatttatatttatgctaaacaAACTGAATTaattaatcaattatattttatttaataattggtTCAGTtttggatccggatccggataatgTCTATgcctaaaaaaataaatatatgatgtGTAATTTGTGTATAATGAGAatatgaaaaaggaaaataagaaAAGACTGTGACGTGGCTAAAGGCGGCGTGATCTTCTtctacctctctctctctctcttgagtGACACAGTTACagagaaaacagaaaaaaaaaagagcttcgGCGTAACGAAATGGCTGGGAATCTACTCAAACACACAGTTCGAGAGCGTGTCAAGCAAGGTGATCACGCTTTCATCCAGCATCGTGACGATTCTGATGCTTTTTTTCGGTGGCCAAGATAAGATCAACATCGAAGGAGAGAGGGAGTTGTACGTAAAGCTAGCTGGGTATCTGGGGATGATCTACGTAACCGCAGCTCTCTTTGACGCAAAGGCTCGACCCAGACTTGCTGGATTTCGTATCATAAGCATACTCTGTTCCTATCTCAGCGTGTGGTTCCTGATTTACGCTATCTTTGAACGTCACAGTATACCATTTGTGGTGATTTCAATTGGGATCACTCTTGGTGGATATATTGCATCAGTACAAATGCGCAGCCACAAAGGTCACACCCAGTTGTTTAATTAGTCTTTCTTTTGGATCGAGTTttcaatttagtttttttatgtCTACAGTAGGATGCAAACAAGGAGTCAAACAAGAAGTAGAATCAAATCTTTGGAGAGTCCTGGGAATCCAACAGGCATGAAGCTCAAGCCGGACATGTCAGAGACGAGCCACCGGTCGAGTAAAGTGCTGACGCCTTCGCTGGAAGTCATTCCAGGAGGTAAAGGCAAAGCCACCATGTCAGGCGGTGGAAGCACCGGTAGAGGCAAATCGCAGCCAAAAACGGACCCAAAGTACCATTTTGATTATTTACTTAGTAATTATTCTGTTGATTCATTGTTGAAGGTTTGTTAGTTATCCGCTCTAGTGTGTGACTTGACAGTTCTGATttagttatcttttgtttatggACAATTTACCTCAAATGCTTTGCTTGATCTGTGAGAGGAGCTTTAGTATAGGACAAGCTATTAAAGTTCATGCTTATTGTGCTAATTACTCCCTGTGTTTAATGTCCTTCAGGATTGGAAAGTCTAGGTGTGCAGAGGAGGAGGCCAaaccgaggaagaagaagaagaacgatGAGCTCAAAACTGCAGTCAAAGCCAGAGGTGAGGCAATAAGCACCAAGAGGTAGTCTAAAAGGACCCAAACCAGGATTCATGGTCCAAGGTATGACCTTGGAGACCGTCACCCTTTATCCCCTAAGACCTTGTCAACCATCTCAAGGGAGActttattagttttttatttgtcacatcgtttttttttctggtcaaACTTATCGTATAACTTTTATCATTTTCGggttctctctttcttttttatcaatgtttcagaatatataacattttgacataattaaattcatataaaatagcaAAAATCAGATAAGCcactaaataaacaaaaaataagataaCTACTAAGAAATCGATCAGTATATACTTATTAGTTATTATACATGGTTTAATCAACTAAGTTAGTGGGGGTAGGGAGGTTAGGATTATGTCAAACCTAGGCAGGCCACACCCACACCACAAGTCGGACTATAACAAGTTAATCCGTTTCGTAAACGCTGCCATGAAAGATCACTCGCCGAGGTCTCTCTCATTTCTCTCTATTCAAGCAGGGATCGATTTGAGAAAATAGAAACAGATTAGACATATATTTTCATGTCTTGTAGTAAAGAACACTTTATTCGGTTTCTGACCAaacaaattaaattatgtaatttgatacattacatttttttgttttacttttttttaaactagTTATTAATTGATTATATAGTTTAGATTTTATACTAACAAGTAACAACTATATATTTAGCTATTCATTTTAAacaacatgaaataaaaataatgacaGCTTACCAAGTGGACACAGACTTGTTCTCCATCTTACCAAATGTCGTGAAAAAAAAGGGCCAAGACCCATTTCCAAGACGCCGACGAAGACTCATTCTTCAACATATTCCTTTTAGGATCATTTTTATACTTTGAGAAACATAAAACAACCTTAACAATATAATAGAAGACATGTATCTGAAAGTTTAAAAGTTTGCACAATATGAAAAGTTTGAGAAAGTATTACTTAGACCACAACCTCTTGTCCTTAACACTGCATTAGACACATAGTCTAAGCGACTCATAACATCTCAAAACAAAACTAATtgtcaaaccaaaccaattctCTTTTCACTTGAAGCACTTGGCGTCCAAGAGTGCTTCACCTTCAAATGGCTCTGCGTCTTCGATCATCTGGCTAACACGTTCCTTCTGGGCTTCGTCAGAGATGTCAGCCTTGGTCCACTCGTACAGCTCCATGTCGTACACTTCGTCCATTATGAACTTTGGGATCTCTGGTCCTCTGAACAACCACAGACCCTTCACCTTAAACGGAGCCTCTGACCCGCAAATCAGCATCTTTCCAAAAGCGTATTTACGTGCCAAGTCCATGCGCTGAAGGAACCCACCAACCTTGTTGAGCGTGACAAAGGACACCATGTTCTCGTCGTTGTACTTGTAGTCACAGAACCATAGTGAGTATCCCTCTGGGTCGTACATGTCCCAGAATCCTGCATTGAGCAATTTAAACATGGTGATGAGCTTGATCATGACAATTAACTCCATAAGCTAAACGATTCATGCATCTCCATAAGAAGTGAGAAACTAGGAAAACTAGAAGATATCACCCCACATACCTTTGATAGCAACCTCACGGAAGTTAGATTTGGTGTTGGAGTAAAGCCTCTTCCACTCATCGAGAACCATTGGGCTTGGTGGTAGCAAGTCAAGAGGGTTCTTTGCCTTGGGCTTTGGcgcctcttcttcctcttcaacaACCTTAGGTGCCTCTGCTGCAGGGGCAGCCTTTTTCTTAGGCTCCTCCTTGGGCTTTGCAGGCTGCCCGGCTTTCTTGATAGGGGGGACAGCTTCAGTCTGTTTGACATCACCCACCACCTTCTTAAAGTTTGGTTGGTTGATCACGGTCCAAAAGTATCTCTCGACATGAGGGAATGCAGAGGTAAAGCTCTTGGTCATGACAGTAGCAAAGCCCAGGTTCAAGTTGCAGACAGTGATGATGTCAGCGAGGGTGATAGAGTGTCCAACAAGGTAAGTGTTGGAAGTGAGATGAGTGTTCAGGGCATCAAGTCCTCTTTTCAACGCAGAGATGGCAGCTTCCTCACCCTTCAATCATAAACAATCAGGGATAAGAACGGAAACATGTGTCCTATTGATATAGTGAATGAAAGAGCGTAGATTAATCAACCAATGGAAGTTAGTAAGCTTACAGGTGCACTGTATGGCATAAAGCCCATCCTTGGGCCGAACCACTTCAAGATGTTTCCATAAATCTCCAATGTGGAGAAGTCGCTCCATTGCTCAACATGTGCCTGCAAAGTAAAAACATGCAGATAAACATCGAGAATACGAACCAATAGATTAACAAACAGAAAGGTGCAAGCAGATTAGAGAATAGTGGCACTGGGGGGAAAAGCAACTTACGTATTCGATCAGAGAGGAACCGTTCAAGGAGTTCTCACCGTTCAATCTGCTTACTGCAAAGAGATATCAAAACATCTATTAAACCCAAATGCCAGGAAGCAAGGAAACCAGACATGGAGAGACAAAAGagcaaaaataaaagttttttctTACCATAACGGGCAATGGCGTTGCTCTCAAATACAGGACCCTCGGGAGTCTCAAGTACCGGAACCTAGCAAGACGAATAGCTTTTGCTTAgctaaaaaaaacacaagtttAAAACGAATCACATTGAGATATCAGCAGCGTGCTCATACCTTTCCCATAGGGTTCATCTTGAGGAACTCTGGGGTCTTGTTGGTGACACCCATCGCAAAGTCAGAAGGCACATCGATCTTCACACCAACGTACTCCGCGGCAATGAGTGCCTTGTCAGCATTTTTGTTTCCCTTGTACGTGTGCAACACCTGCAATCACATAAGATTCCAATCACAGAGAAACTGATCAGCAGAACTCATCCTAAAAATTCACGAGCTTGATATGTAATCCCAACATCAAAACTTAACACTCGTAAATAGCAGCTAGATCTCGAAACTAACGTAATTTCAAATCAATTTGGAGTATAAACAACCATTCAAGATCATAGATTCTTCACTAATATGATTACTAAACGTGATTCCATTCAAATTGGTGTATACAATAACATGTAAGAACCTAGAATCTGAATCAGAGAACTACTAAAATCGAACAATCGCTACAGCTTGCTTCTTCGCGATCATATATCGAATACAGGACGCGATCGTAGAAAATCGAAAAGAAAACTCATAGAGAACTCACCAAAGCCATTGCTCAGACGGTTACGAGCTTCGGCTTCTGATACTGGATCTGGTTTCAAGGGAAAACATCAATCAGTGAGCTCTCGATCATACCGATGAATAGAAAGCTAATATGAAAGTTCGATCGATAGAGGATCTTACCTGAGAGGTTTAGGCGAGCAAATCGAGAGAGAAGTGTAGTGAGGCGGAGAGAAAAGCTATTAAGGTAATGTAGAGGATCTAGGGTTTTTATATTCGTAGTATATTCCCCTCTCctggtttagtttggtttggtttggttttctttATCGTTACTCTTCGTTTATATATATGGCGGCAAATTATTGGGCCGTGTGTTATCTTGGGCCCAAAGGAAGCTAATTGGGTTTAAGCTCGGAACCGGTTATCTTCCACTGGTTCGGTAGGATCAGATTCCATTAAAACAATTGAACTTAACCGGCCGTTGAAAGTTGGGTTTGCTTAAAAACCCTAGACGCCACCATCTTCTTCGTTATCTTCTCACAGTGTGGCTCCGTCTCTA
The nucleotide sequence above comes from Brassica napus cultivar Da-Ae chromosome A9, Da-Ae, whole genome shotgun sequence. Encoded proteins:
- the LOC106420176 gene encoding probable elongation factor 1-gamma 1; the encoded protein is MALVLHTYKGNKNADKALIAAEYVGVKIDVPSDFAMGVTNKTPEFLKMNPMGKVPVLETPEGPVFESNAIARYVSRLNGENSLNGSSLIEYAHVEQWSDFSTLEIYGNILKWFGPRMGFMPYSAPGEEAAISALKRGLDALNTHLTSNTYLVGHSITLADIITVCNLNLGFATVMTKSFTSAFPHVERYFWTVINQPNFKKVVGDVKQTEAVPPIKKAGQPAKPKEEPKKKAAPAAEAPKVVEEEEEAPKPKAKNPLDLLPPSPMVLDEWKRLYSNTKSNFREVAIKGFWDMYDPEGYSLWFCDYKYNDENMVSFVTLNKVGGFLQRMDLARKYAFGKMLICGSEAPFKVKGLWLFRGPEIPKFIMDEVYDMELYEWTKADISDEAQKERVSQMIEDAEPFEGEALLDAKCFK